A single Clostridiales bacterium DNA region contains:
- a CDS encoding RtcB family protein, whose amino-acid sequence MIELNSKYGTVKIFAKTVEEEALGQITKMANSVLGENAHIRIMPDCHAGIGCVIGTTMRISDKVCPNLVGVDVGCGVTLAKTNIAFENQLGKLDQVIRKNIPYGHDIHNAPKEWGFKRLRCWNKLSDKVQSIAMRSLGTLGGGNHFIEAYEDG is encoded by the coding sequence ATGATAGAACTTAATTCAAAATATGGAACGGTAAAAATATTCGCCAAAACCGTTGAAGAAGAGGCGCTGGGACAAATAACCAAAATGGCCAATTCGGTATTGGGCGAAAACGCTCATATAAGGATAATGCCCGACTGCCACGCCGGAATAGGTTGCGTGATAGGCACAACTATGCGCATATCCGATAAAGTGTGCCCTAATTTAGTAGGCGTTGACGTGGGCTGCGGCGTAACTTTGGCTAAAACTAATATAGCCTTTGAAAACCAACTTGGAAAACTGGACCAAGTTATAAGAAAAAACATCCCTTATGGGCATGATATCCATAACGCCCCAAAAGAGTGGGGGTTCAAAAGACTAAGATGCTGGAACAAATTAAGCGACAAAGTCCAATCTATCGCTATGCGCTCTTTGGGTACGCTTGGGGGTGGCAACCACTTTATAGAAGCGTATGAAGACGG
- the ligD gene encoding DNA ligase D: protein MNLQEYKQKRDFTKTYEPAGQALQKKPKDALSFVVQHHMARRDHFDFRLEWNGVLLSWAVPKGPSYNPKDRRLAIHVEDHPIEYKDFEGTIPKGQYGGGVVMLWDEGYWKPQSDVQKGLEQGSLKFELFGSRLKGKWALIRLKDQENGKNWILLKEKDEFSSLEDKISAFTTSIRTGRTMRQIEQGIDKKNSHNPISQVNVQLAKLVENPPQGDDWLYELKYDGYRIVAFVENDNARLVTRGNKDFTKYFEPVAQSLIEWAESWAMVLDGEIVIIDSQGRTDFQALQSYMKNPKSKNLTYIIFDLLALDGADLREYPLIQRKEMLSDLLKDAPKSLLFSKHVLGNGKQNLEAACKHNMEGIIGKKINSKYSGTRNGDWIKLKCAQSQEFVIGGYAKTNKKIRGISSLLLGYYEGDNLIYCGRVGTGFTEKTQLELEQKFQSIKQQAPPFKNAPKPKTDEKITWLKPMYIAQVNFAEWTQDNLLRQASFKGLRMDKDPKEVAKESPQDNQNGEKQPQDQLTSQDLKPIKKGANILLGGIKITHPDKVIYQDLNIKKIDVAMYYAQVAGRMMPFIKNRILSVIRCPKGVLEPCFFKKHRQTQGKGLGTIMVKNSEVKDQEYFYIQDSLGLISEAQMGTVEFHIWGSRIENIEMPDLMVFDLDPDEDMDLKQVRQGAKDLKNLLDKLNLVSYLKTSGGKGYHVVLPFRPTVDWDTFNNFAKRVAQALKSAYPDLYTDNLRKANRKERIFIDWARNGKGATSIAPYSLRARAGASVSMPIAWDELDTIAPNEINMTEALARIKNPDPWADFFKTEQELKS, encoded by the coding sequence ATGAATCTTCAAGAATACAAACAAAAAAGAGATTTTACCAAGACCTACGAGCCCGCGGGCCAAGCTTTGCAAAAAAAGCCAAAAGACGCCCTAAGTTTTGTCGTGCAGCATCATATGGCGCGCAGGGATCACTTTGACTTTAGGCTTGAATGGAACGGCGTATTGCTAAGCTGGGCCGTTCCAAAAGGCCCCTCTTATAACCCGAAAGACCGTCGGCTTGCCATCCATGTGGAAGACCATCCCATAGAATACAAAGACTTTGAAGGGACTATCCCAAAAGGCCAATACGGCGGCGGCGTTGTAATGCTATGGGACGAAGGTTATTGGAAGCCGCAATCCGATGTCCAAAAAGGACTGGAACAAGGAAGCCTAAAATTTGAGCTTTTTGGCAGCAGGCTCAAGGGCAAATGGGCGCTGATAAGGCTAAAAGACCAAGAAAACGGCAAAAACTGGATATTGCTAAAAGAAAAGGACGAGTTCTCGTCTTTGGAAGACAAAATCTCCGCCTTTACGACCAGCATAAGAACGGGTCGGACCATGAGGCAAATAGAGCAAGGAATAGACAAAAAAAACTCCCATAACCCAATCAGCCAAGTCAATGTCCAGCTCGCCAAACTCGTTGAAAATCCGCCGCAAGGCGACGATTGGCTTTACGAATTGAAGTACGACGGGTATAGAATAGTGGCGTTTGTGGAAAACGACAACGCGAGATTGGTCACAAGAGGCAACAAGGACTTTACCAAATATTTTGAGCCCGTCGCCCAATCCCTTATAGAATGGGCGGAAAGCTGGGCAATGGTTTTGGACGGCGAGATTGTAATAATTGATAGTCAAGGCAGGACCGATTTTCAGGCCTTGCAAAGCTATATGAAAAACCCCAAGAGCAAAAATTTGACTTATATTATCTTTGACCTTTTGGCGCTGGACGGGGCGGATTTGAGGGAATATCCGCTTATCCAAAGAAAAGAGATGCTTAGCGACTTGTTAAAGGACGCGCCCAAAAGCCTATTATTCAGCAAGCATGTATTAGGCAACGGCAAACAAAACTTAGAAGCCGCTTGCAAGCATAATATGGAAGGTATAATAGGCAAAAAAATCAATTCCAAATATAGCGGAACGAGAAACGGCGATTGGATTAAGTTAAAATGCGCCCAAAGCCAAGAGTTTGTAATCGGCGGATACGCCAAAACAAACAAAAAAATTCGCGGCATAAGCTCGCTTTTACTTGGCTATTACGAGGGCGATAATTTGATTTATTGCGGGCGGGTCGGCACGGGCTTTACAGAAAAAACGCAGCTGGAACTTGAACAAAAATTCCAAAGCATAAAACAACAAGCCCCGCCTTTTAAAAATGCGCCAAAACCAAAAACCGATGAAAAAATAACATGGCTTAAGCCTATGTATATAGCGCAAGTCAATTTCGCCGAATGGACGCAAGACAATTTGCTTCGCCAAGCCAGCTTCAAGGGTTTGAGAATGGACAAAGACCCCAAGGAAGTTGCCAAAGAAAGCCCCCAAGACAACCAAAACGGCGAAAAACAGCCCCAAGACCAATTGACTTCGCAGGATTTAAAACCAATAAAAAAAGGCGCTAATATTCTATTAGGCGGTATCAAAATCACACATCCCGACAAGGTTATTTACCAAGATTTAAACATAAAAAAAATAGACGTCGCTATGTATTACGCCCAAGTCGCCGGGCGTATGATGCCGTTTATCAAAAACAGGATATTAAGCGTAATCCGCTGCCCCAAGGGCGTTTTGGAGCCGTGCTTTTTCAAAAAACACCGCCAAACGCAAGGCAAGGGCCTCGGAACGATTATGGTCAAAAATTCCGAGGTAAAAGACCAAGAGTATTTTTATATCCAAGATTCTTTGGGGCTTATCTCGGAAGCGCAAATGGGAACGGTTGAGTTTCATATTTGGGGCAGCCGCATAGAAAATATTGAAATGCCCGACTTGATGGTTTTTGATTTGGATCCCGACGAAGATATGGACTTAAAACAAGTAAGGCAGGGGGCCAAAGACTTAAAAAATCTTTTGGACAAGCTAAATTTAGTTTCCTATCTAAAGACAAGCGGCGGCAAAGGCTATCACGTGGTTTTGCCTTTTAGACCGACTGTTGATTGGGACACATTCAACAATTTCGCCAAGCGCGTCGCCCAAGCGCTAAAGAGCGCATACCCCGACCTATACACCGACAATTTAAGAAAAGCCAATAGAAAGGAACGAATTTTTATTGACTGGGCGCGGAACGGCAAAGGCGCGACCAGCATAGCGCCGTATTCTTTGAGGGCGCGCGCGGGCGCTAGCGTATCAATGCCGATTGCTTGGGACGAGCTTGACACAATCGCGCCCAATGAGATTAATATGACAGAGGCGCTGGCGAGAATAAAAAATCCTGATCCTTGGGCGGACTTTTTCAAGACCGAGCAGGAACTAAAAAGCTGA